One Gossypium arboreum isolate Shixiya-1 chromosome 13, ASM2569848v2, whole genome shotgun sequence genomic window, TTCAAAGTACTTCTTAAAAGATTAAATGACTTAATTAGCTATTACCATCTCCAGCACAAAGGTTACATATTGCAGCAATTGCTATAGGTGAAGTCCTCCAATAGAATGCACAAGCCAAAGTAATCGTCGTAGCATAATAGAGTGGTCCTTTAAGAAGTTCCCTGATGCAAGGGACTGCGAGTTAGAAACGAGccgtaaaggggtaaaagataaCACACTGTTTTCCCCTTCTTTTGGTATTTTTCATGTCAGGATGAAGCACATACTCAACAAGCAAGAAATATAACTGATACTTCTAACATTGTACATAAAAAAGCTAAGCTTTAATCTTCATTCTCACCTGTAGTCACCATATCTGCTCATTGATTTCACAGTGGCTTCATCTTTCCATAGTCCAGAACCTATAAGAATCATACGCATTATGTTGACACCGGGTGTAATAGCTGCTAAAATTGCTCCCCGATACCCAGAACTGTAATGATTAGTATTAACAATTTCATCAAGCAATATATGGTAAAGCAATATAAAGCTGTCTCAATAAGATCATCACCTGTATAATGGCCAACAAAGCATGAAAACTAGCCCAATGCTTATGTGCACGAGTTTCCTATTCAGTTTCTGAACAAGAAAACAAAGAGACATTTGTTAACAGATTCCTATTCATTTATCATTTTGTATTGAATGCAGTAATCTAATTCCCTGAAATGATTAAACCCCCAAAATCTGGACTTTGAATCGCAATCGAAAAAGAGCATCTTTGAGCTGAGTAAGAGAAACGCCTTAGCAAGCGACGCCACAGGTATTAAGCCCGCGAACAGTTATGCAAGCAAGCTTTTACCGATAAACCCgggaaaaaataaaaagaaaaaagtttgGCGGAGTTTTGACCTGGTCAAACAGGCCGCGTTTGGCGGTCTCCTGCCATAAACGGAGGACAGAGAGGGCGATGGAACCGCTAATGATGGCGGCGCAAGTGTCGGAAAAGACAGGATTTTGAGGGAATAACATGGCAGCAGCGGGAGCGGTTGGATTTCGGCGGGGTTTTCGGGACCAAAGAGTGAAATTGGTGGTGGTGTTGGCGGCAACGGCAAAGGAGAGAGAGAAAGGGGGCGAAACGTGAAAATCAAAGAGGAAAGGCTTAAGCTTTGGAATGGCTGTAATTGATTTGGCAGAGAAGAGAGAGACAGCTGCTGCAGCCATTCCAAAATATTTGTAGTAATTAGTTTTGTTGTTGTTTGGTTTGGGGATTGGGATTTGAGTGAGTTTgactacatatttttttatattttttaaaaaaaggaattGACATTTTTGGTGGGTTTTTCAGTAGGCAAGGATGGTGGGTCAGAAAGCTGAAAGTGAACATCGCCTATTATCGATCTAATCAATACAAATAAAACCAAACTAGTACCCTCTCCTCATTAATATTTGTAGGCTGTGAAACTTTTATATTTGATGGTGTAGGTAAGTAACTCCATCCACCCACACCATTTACTTTTGTTTTACGTGGCAAAAAGGTAACGGTGTCTCCAGATTGCAATAAAAAAGCTAATGAACCACACAAGTAGGTATATTCTTGCATTATTCTCCTTGAATCAATATTGTAAACCATATATTTTCCTGAGAATGAGCTTTTCTCTCATAACATAAAACATATGCAAGAACCGGGTAATGAAACCTTGGTTGTGTTGACAAAGATTGAGACCTTCTCATCTTTTATGTCTACTAGCTGtttatgatttgggttttagAATCTACTAGACAAGTAGCTGACAGATCTAGCTTAACACATTGGACAACTACAATTAATTACCAGTTATAAAATATTGAACTTGTAACATCATATATCCTATGGCTATGCTTGTTTTTTGGCTTCCTTCACAACCACAACattatcaacaagcatcaatgtTTAATGGGCATTCAACATTAGAAAAAACTTTTGTCTATgattcattcaacatttcatgGACATTTTGCACCATCTTGATGCACATTGAAGTTGAACTGCTCCTCTCTTTCTCAATCAACATGTCCAGGTAAGAAAAACAGGCTGGTACACACAACTCCCACATGGGGACCTAGCCACGTGATTACTTTCTTGGTTCTATGCTCTTCAGTCCTATATTTCGTATATTTTGTTTCAGACAATTTTGCAACTTGTAGTAATATATATGATGAAT contains:
- the LOC108484512 gene encoding probable phytol kinase 3, chloroplastic isoform X2 — encoded protein: MAAAAVSLFSAKSITAIPKLKPFLFDFHVSPPFSLSFAVAANTTTNFTLWSRKPRRNPTAPAAAMLFPQNPVFSDTCAAIISGSIALSVLRLWQETAKRGLFDQKLNRKLVHISIGLVFMLCWPLYSSGYRGAILAAITPGVNIMRMILIGSGLWKDEATVKSMSRYGDYRELLKGPLYYATTITLACAFYWRTSPIAIAAICNLCAGDGFADIVGRQFGGQKLPYNKNKSIAGICIIFPTLDISKRVRRLFSVS
- the LOC108484512 gene encoding probable phytol kinase 3, chloroplastic isoform X1, yielding MAAAAVSLFSAKSITAIPKLKPFLFDFHVSPPFSLSFAVAANTTTNFTLWSRKPRRNPTAPAAAMLFPQNPVFSDTCAAIISGSIALSVLRLWQETAKRGLFDQKLNRKLVHISIGLVFMLCWPLYSSGYRGAILAAITPGVNIMRMILIGSGLWKDEATVKSMSRYGDYRELLKGPLYYATTITLACAFYWRTSPIAIAAICNLCAGDGFADIVGRQFGGQKLPYNKNKSIAGSVAMAIAGFFTSVGYMYYFSYFGYIKESTEIVFGFLIVSLASALVESLPVSTELDDNLTVTLTSILVGSLVF